One Mycobacterium marseillense DNA window includes the following coding sequences:
- a CDS encoding class I SAM-dependent methyltransferase, whose product MIAMPLVERALTALARQLGEPTGFAGRVVGRLLNRGNRSIVVAAVAATGCGPATEVADIGFGGGVGLDILLDCDGTVVHGIEMSETMLTEAKRRFSDHIARGRLRLYSGRMESLPLDDSALDAIISTNTIYFVPDLAAALSELVRVLRPGGRLVLGVGDPDQMSKMPFTRHGFRLRPIDELVPLIREAGFGQIEDRRVGRGQRASHLLVCELPG is encoded by the coding sequence ATGATCGCCATGCCGCTGGTTGAACGTGCGCTTACCGCGCTGGCTCGCCAGCTCGGTGAACCAACCGGGTTCGCAGGCCGGGTTGTCGGACGGCTACTCAACCGTGGCAATCGGTCAATTGTCGTCGCTGCGGTCGCCGCCACGGGTTGCGGACCAGCGACCGAAGTCGCCGACATCGGATTTGGAGGAGGCGTCGGACTCGACATCTTGCTCGATTGCGACGGCACGGTTGTGCACGGCATCGAGATGTCGGAGACGATGCTCACTGAGGCAAAGCGCCGGTTCTCTGACCACATTGCTCGTGGGCGGTTACGTCTGTATTCCGGTCGGATGGAGAGCCTGCCTCTTGACGATTCCGCACTGGACGCGATCATCTCGACGAACACGATCTATTTCGTGCCGGACCTGGCCGCAGCACTGAGCGAGCTAGTTCGAGTGCTGCGACCGGGCGGGCGACTGGTACTCGGGGTTGGTGATCCGGATCAGATGTCCAAGATGCCCTTCACCCGCCATGGATTCCGGCTGCGCCCCATCGACGAACTTGTGCCGCTTATCCGCGAGGCGGGTTTCGGTCAGATTGAGGACAGGCGCGTCGGTCGGGGCCAACGCGCCTCCCATCTTCTGGTGTGCGAGTTGCCGGGCTGA
- a CDS encoding VOC family protein yields the protein MRWRGVCHVEFAVLDYDDSIAFYDALFGWLGYSSFSSLNMEYQSTYYMTRNVNPHSYIGIQPARTGEKLTHSDQAVGINHIALWARSRAEVDRFHREFLVERAIPVTDEPKDYPQYWPGYYAVFFDDPINGIHWELAWLPKVPTPRQLWAFYRAIRSFAKSRPDLANTVPGVTLQARRILPAR from the coding sequence ATGCGCTGGCGGGGTGTGTGTCACGTCGAGTTCGCGGTGTTGGACTACGACGACTCGATCGCGTTCTACGACGCGCTGTTCGGCTGGCTCGGCTACAGCAGTTTCTCGTCGCTCAACATGGAATACCAGTCGACGTATTACATGACGCGTAATGTCAACCCGCACAGCTACATCGGCATCCAGCCCGCCCGCACCGGCGAAAAGTTGACGCATTCCGACCAGGCGGTCGGCATCAACCACATCGCGTTGTGGGCGCGCAGCAGGGCAGAGGTCGACCGCTTCCATCGTGAATTCTTGGTCGAACGCGCGATCCCCGTCACCGACGAGCCGAAGGACTACCCGCAGTACTGGCCCGGCTACTACGCGGTGTTCTTCGACGACCCGATCAATGGGATTCACTGGGAATTGGCCTGGCTGCCGAAAGTTCCCACGCCTCGCCAGCTTTGGGCGTTCTATCGCGCGATTCGTTCCTTCGCGAAGAGCCGGCCGGACCTGGCGAACACGGTTCCGGGCGTCACGTTGCAGGCCAGGAGAATCCTGCCGGCCCGATGA
- a CDS encoding VOC family protein has product MKFVSTRIITADVKRLVGFYETVTQIAAVWGNELFAEIPTPAGTLAIGSDKTVPLFGAGSAEPAANRSAIVEFLVEDVDAEYERLRQHVTEVVTTPTTMPWGNRALLFRDPDGNLVNLFTPVTDEACAKFGL; this is encoded by the coding sequence ATGAAGTTCGTATCGACCCGCATCATCACCGCCGACGTGAAGCGGCTGGTGGGTTTCTACGAGACGGTCACCCAGATTGCGGCCGTGTGGGGCAACGAGTTGTTCGCGGAGATTCCGACCCCGGCCGGCACGTTGGCCATCGGTAGCGACAAGACGGTGCCGCTGTTCGGGGCCGGATCCGCCGAGCCGGCAGCGAACCGGAGCGCCATTGTGGAATTCCTCGTCGAGGACGTGGACGCCGAATACGAGCGGCTCCGCCAGCATGTCACCGAGGTCGTGACGACGCCGACGACCATGCCGTGGGGCAACCGCGCGCTGCTGTTCCGGGATCCGGACGGAAACCTCGTCAACCTCTTCACTCCGGTCACCGATGAGGCGTGCGCCAAGTTCGGGCTCTGA
- a CDS encoding peptidoglycan endopeptidase, with amino-acid sequence MLLLASLPMVVIATLMSLINQVSGTPYISGGDSPAGTDCSGLASWIANAATDRPVFGDRFNTGNEEAALLARGFQYGTAPNALVIGWNGGHTAVTLPDGTSVASGERGGVHLGGPGAYQAGFTHHMFLPMELEDGGAPPPDALPPPPEDLPPAPEDLPPAPDAPPPAPDAPPPPPEEPAVLIDAPAPAMDAPPEL; translated from the coding sequence ATGTTATTGCTAGCCTCGCTGCCCATGGTCGTTATTGCAACATTGATGTCGTTGATCAATCAGGTCTCCGGCACCCCGTATATTTCGGGCGGAGATTCTCCCGCCGGGACTGATTGTTCGGGACTCGCTTCGTGGATTGCGAATGCCGCAACCGATAGGCCAGTTTTTGGAGATCGATTTAATACCGGAAACGAAGAAGCCGCGCTGTTGGCGCGTGGGTTCCAATACGGGACGGCGCCCAACGCCTTGGTCATCGGCTGGAACGGTGGCCACACCGCGGTGACGCTGCCCGACGGAACGTCGGTGGCCAGCGGTGAGCGTGGCGGTGTGCACCTCGGCGGGCCAGGCGCCTACCAGGCGGGATTCACCCATCACATGTTTCTCCCGATGGAACTGGAGGACGGTGGTGCGCCGCCGCCCGACGCTTTGCCGCCTCCGCCGGAGGATCTGCCGCCCGCGCCGGAGGATTTGCCGCCTGCGCCGGACGCACCTCCGCCTGCGCCGGACGCGCCACCCCCGCCGCCGGAAGAGCCCGCCGTTTTAATCGATGCGCCGGCGCCGGCGATGGATGCACCACCGGAACTCTGA
- a CDS encoding putative quinol monooxygenase, with the protein MIFIVVKFETKPEWTDRWPELVAAFTAATRAEEGNLWFEWSRSLDNPAEYVLVEAFRDDEAGGAHVNSDHFKRAMQELPQALKSTPKIINQTLAATGWSEMGEMAIG; encoded by the coding sequence ATGATCTTCATCGTCGTCAAGTTCGAAACCAAGCCCGAGTGGACCGACCGGTGGCCCGAACTCGTCGCTGCGTTCACGGCAGCGACGCGTGCCGAGGAAGGCAACCTGTGGTTCGAGTGGTCGCGCAGTCTGGACAACCCGGCCGAGTACGTCCTGGTGGAGGCGTTCCGGGACGATGAGGCGGGCGGCGCCCACGTCAACAGCGATCACTTCAAGCGTGCCATGCAAGAACTTCCGCAGGCGCTGAAATCCACGCCCAAGATCATCAACCAGACTCTCGCGGCCACCGGCTGGTCCGAGATGGGCGAGATGGCGATCGGCTAA
- a CDS encoding guanylate cyclase: MLTLNQALEETRTGDLWLFRGGSGPDRAIQTLTNAPVNHVGMTVAIDDLPPLIWHAELGDKLVDLWTGTNHRGVQLNDLQQSVLQWTQRYHQRCWLRQLTPPANREQESKLLRVIARMDGTAFPTTMRLTGRWLRGRLPNRYDWARGIPFVDKKVRESAQRRKERQRLGLEAAYCAETVAITYEEMGLMATDKYSNWFDPGSFWSGDSLPLTPGYALGDEIEIAVAGG, encoded by the coding sequence ATGCTCACCTTGAACCAAGCGCTCGAGGAAACCCGCACGGGCGATCTTTGGCTGTTTCGCGGCGGCTCGGGACCCGACCGTGCCATCCAGACTCTGACGAACGCGCCGGTGAACCACGTCGGCATGACGGTGGCCATCGACGATTTGCCGCCGCTGATCTGGCACGCCGAACTGGGTGACAAGCTCGTCGATCTGTGGACGGGGACGAACCACCGTGGAGTGCAGCTCAACGATCTGCAGCAGTCCGTCTTGCAGTGGACTCAGCGCTACCACCAGCGGTGCTGGCTGCGCCAGCTGACTCCGCCGGCCAACCGCGAGCAGGAGAGCAAGCTGCTGCGCGTCATCGCCCGCATGGACGGCACCGCGTTTCCGACCACCATGCGCCTGACCGGCCGGTGGCTGCGCGGTCGCCTGCCAAACCGCTACGACTGGGCACGCGGAATCCCGTTCGTGGACAAGAAGGTTCGCGAGTCGGCACAGCGACGCAAGGAGCGCCAGCGCCTCGGTCTGGAGGCGGCCTACTGCGCAGAAACGGTGGCCATCACCTACGAAGAAATGGGCTTGATGGCCACGGACAAGTACTCGAATTGGTTCGACCCCGGTTCGTTCTGGAGCGGTGACAGCCTGCCGCTCACACCGGGATACGCGCTGGGCGACGAGATCGAGATCGCGGTGGCCGGCGGTTAG
- a CDS encoding adenylate/guanylate cyclase domain-containing protein, which translates to MTGMGDALHVSVYILAGFAALEAIGLVVLWQLLARSQRELDDLRQRNDARSWLLSGGREAVKTVWNTANLVRKEGFGAAVRSSIEDLADWAEVERPDLARVTPDGRVVILFSDIEESTALNERIGDRAWVKLISSHDKLVSDLVQRRSGHVVKSQGDGFMIAFARAEQAVRCGIDLQSALRRDANRKRHEEIRVRIGIHMGRSVRRGDDLFGRNVAMAARVAAQAAGGEILVSQPVRDALSDSDGIRFDGGRDVELKGFSGSYRLFAAAPSADPGPD; encoded by the coding sequence ATGACCGGCATGGGTGACGCGCTACATGTCTCGGTCTACATTCTGGCCGGGTTTGCTGCCCTCGAGGCGATCGGGTTGGTAGTCCTGTGGCAGCTGCTGGCGCGCAGTCAGCGCGAGCTCGACGATCTGCGCCAGCGAAACGACGCCCGCAGTTGGTTGCTGTCGGGCGGCCGCGAGGCCGTGAAGACGGTGTGGAACACCGCCAACCTGGTGCGCAAGGAGGGCTTCGGTGCGGCGGTGCGCAGCTCGATCGAGGACCTCGCGGATTGGGCCGAAGTCGAACGGCCCGACCTTGCGCGGGTCACGCCGGACGGCCGAGTGGTGATCCTGTTCTCCGACATCGAGGAATCCACCGCGCTGAACGAGCGGATCGGTGACCGAGCCTGGGTCAAACTGATCAGTTCGCACGACAAGCTGGTCTCGGATCTCGTGCAGCGGCGGTCCGGGCATGTGGTGAAGAGTCAGGGCGACGGATTCATGATCGCCTTCGCGCGAGCCGAACAGGCGGTGCGATGCGGCATCGACCTGCAGAGTGCGTTGCGCAGAGACGCAAACCGCAAGCGGCACGAGGAGATTCGCGTGCGAATCGGTATCCATATGGGCCGGTCGGTGCGCCGCGGGGATGATTTGTTCGGTCGCAACGTCGCTATGGCGGCGCGGGTCGCGGCCCAAGCCGCCGGTGGTGAGATTCTGGTGAGTCAGCCGGTGCGGGACGCGCTTTCGGACTCCGACGGCATCCGGTTCGACGGCGGCCGCGACGTGGAGCTGAAGGGCTTTTCGGGCAGTTATCGGTTGTTCGCCGCTGCGCCTTCGGCCGATCCCGGACCGGACTGA